In Pseudorasbora parva isolate DD20220531a chromosome 1, ASM2467924v1, whole genome shotgun sequence, the DNA window GGGTTCATAACTGCTCTTTTTCTGTTTTAGGTTTTGTAAGTTACGACAATCCAGTTTCGTCCCAGGCGGCCATTCAGTCAATGAACGGTTTTCAGATTGGAATGAAGCGGCTGAAGGTGCAACTTAAACGATCCAAAAATGACAGCAAGCCATACTGAGTGCTTTTACTCTCAAATGGacttgttttgaaaatgtttttctggTAAGTGGAGTGTGACGTTGGAAAGTTATAATGACCCCACCCACCCTTAACACCTGCCTTTCCTAATCCTCCTTTTACTTCTCTGGCTTTTCCTACATATCTTTTTCTCTTAACCTTAAAAACAAAGACAACATGCAAATTGTTAACATTATTAATTTGTTCCAAGGAGaaattagttgttgtttttttcacatttatatATCTAATTGTTTTGTTGATCTTTTGTTTTAccttaagactttttttttggtGCCATGTTACAAGTTTGCTGTGTATAAATCTAAATCTTGTGTCAAAGGATGTTGCACAATGAAAGCCAGCCTGTGTGACTGCTTTCAGTCCCTTAGACTGTTGATCCACCACGGTCTGGCCCCTGTAGATGTTCTCCTGTGTTTACACTAGACTTTGTAGTACATTCGGACAGTGTAATGCTGATGCCTCCTTCAATGCTGCCTTTCTAGAAAATGAAGGAGGCTTGCTGCATTGGTGCAAAAGATAATCAATCAGTCACATGAATATTGTTTTGAGCATCTGAAAGGTCAGGCTGCACTCCACTAGACTCTGTTTTCATGGATgcctttttatttaattcatttatttatttcactaatttatttatttattttttaatgtatctgtgtcttcacaatgaGGGTGATGTAACATTGCTTCAAAGTCTGTTTTATGTATTCTGTTGGAGGGCTCGGCTAACAACAGTAATGATGATGctttttgcttgtttttattcacattGATATTTTTACATTCTAAAAAGACAAACACTAAGCAAGGGTATTATATCACATGCTGGTTCATAGATGGTGGTTAATCATTCAGTATTGCTAGTTTGCTGGAGATGCTACACTTACTCTCAGGACATTCTCACCATTCTGTCAGACCAAAACGACTTGCCCATTATTCTGCTCGCCTGGTACATGAAAAAAGTGATGGAGTGCTTCATTTCAGTTTATGAATCCTTTCTTAAAAGCCTCaaacaaaaacctttttttttaaagccacagtttttttttttatctttggaAGTTGCTGAAGAATCACATGGTAGCACATAtggttttaaaatgcatttgtaTAGATTTTTGGAGCAAAGACACAATCTACAACATGGCTTTTATTTTATGCTCATTTGATACATTATCCTACGCCTCAAAAAGAGGTTGGTCTTGAAGCTTTTAGCAATATTTGCATTCTGGAAAAGTAAGACGATATTGCCAAGAAACAGACAGAAAGAAGGAAGTTAGTTTACAATTGCTGAATTTATGGCCACTTAATTGTCCGAATGATTTGAAAAATTCAATGTCCCAACATTTTGTGGGGAGAGTTCAAGAAGTATTTTATTCTCAGTGTTTGCAGGTGGTCTCTTATACCCTGGTATATCGAGACTCATCTGACTCCCAGTTGACCTTGTGATCGTGTTTATGAGTTACTCCATGCAGCTCGCTTTAGTTGATCATGGCAGTAAATAATTGTTCAAAACGTAATCAAATGTTAATGCCAATCTGAGTCCTGCAGGGTCGTGAAGTGAGAAGATTGTTTTTATGGAAATTGAGAAGAAATCATTATCCAGATAGTGTATATTACTTAACTATTATgccttttctatttttatagAGGTTTTATAATATTGCCTAAATAATTTCTCTGAATTAAAAcggttgtttaaaaaaatcactcaAAAGATACAACAGTGTTTTTGTAGAATCCTTATGTGAAGTTTTGTGGATACATTCACCGATTGTTAAAACAACTGATGTGTGGCCCTTTTCACTAGTTTGTAGTCTTTGTCGTCTGTTaagcttttaatttttttagccTGAAGCAGATTCACGGTTCAGTCTGTAGTTCTTACTCAGTGTAATATCGCtaaactaagtacatttacatgTGCAGTGACGAATGCTGAAGTGTGCTTTTGTCAGAGGTCATTCGTTTATTTCCTCACAGCATAACTTGATTCGCGAATAGTAAAATAGTgtattagaattttttttttttgttatttgacaTTTACCTCACTATTGTCATCACTGTTTTACACGCTTGTATTTGTTAATGGTGCTTTTTATTTTCACTGATTAATTGCAAATAAGCCAATTCTTGTTAACCTCACAATCTCTCTGTTTTCATCAAGTACGGACGCACTTCCCAGTCCAGGTGAGGAAACGTGTGCCACTATTGCGACTTGTACAGATATGCCGATCTGTATGCCTTTCAGTTAGTTTTGTGTGTTAGAGACGCTTTCGACTGAACCCGGGTGTAAAGCTCCTTTTGAAGCGTTTAGATGCTAGTGCAGGGAATGCCCAGTCCCTGGTCTGTGCCTCTGTTCAAATAAACACATGATTTACACACATTACAAAAACCATTTAGTGGAAGAAAAACGCGAAGGCACCACGAATCAACCATTTTGAACAATCCAAAGATTCTTGTGAACTTGTTCTAGgcagggaatttttttttttttttttcatggtttTGTTGCTTTTATCCAGAGCGGATTGACTGGCGTTTGTGTAAAGGTCTGCAGATTTGTGCGCCCACAACAGCTCACAAGTGCAGAGTAGTTCCACTTATGTGCCAAACACATCAAGTCTTAAAATTCTGTACACGTTTAATGATGATACTCTGTTACTCGCTCTGTGTCCCATCATGTTGCTGTCCTTCACGGAGTTCAATGTAGCTAAATTGTATCCATTTGTGTTACCCATGGCAGGTGTTTTGTGAATAAGAACCAATATGAGCAGCTCCAAATATGCATTATTCCACAGTCCCACACAATTCAAAGTTGAAGCACAAAATAAAAAGACTTTCACTGAAAGAGCTGAAACATTGAAGCACAATTTTTCTTTTcgtttctctctcttttcccTTGGTCTAAaatcaaagttgaacattttcATTTGAGTTCAAATGTTGCTGTCGAAGAGTTGTCGTAGCTGTAGTAGGCAGGTTGTGTTTTCtcgatgttgttgttgtttaatgtTATTCCCTTTGTTCACTATTGGCATGGTGCTTACCTCCCCCTCCTTTCTTCCCACTTTTCTTCATCATTTCCTGTGTTGCATTCAATGTTTTGTGTTTAGATCATGTGCATCTTTGAAAGCCCCACCCCCCcatgtaaaaataattttctttttcatcCCTTCTCCTTTTTTCCGTTGTGCTTTAACCTAGGTTTGTTattcgttttttttgtttttgttctagATATCTTCGTGCCCGTTTGTCATCGTTTGCCTAGCATGTCGATGTGACGTCAAAAGTTCATCGTCCAGTCCGTTGTCCTCTTCGCTTCTCTGACGCTTGAAATTTCACACTTGACCTTTTTGTTAACTTTTGACGCTTATTGATtacttattttgtttgtttctttgtgTGATGTTCATTTCTGTCATTTGTGCTGCCAATAGGGAGCGTTAGAAAGACTGCTAAAAGTGTAAAAAGTTTCATGAAAATTGTTCTGAGCAAAGAGTCTATTTTTCTAGAACGTACAAACATAACCACTAGATTTTTGCCGAAGCTTTTAATTTTCATTGTTTAATTTTTCAGATTATttctttattgattttttttttattgtttttaagcAGTCTTCCTAGCGCTTCTaattgctttgttttttttttcttctcaaagCAGCCATTCAGTTTATAGAATCACTTTTGTGTGTTCAAGTGTGGGTGTGTTTCCCTTTCTCTCACTTGTTAGTTCTAAACCTTTTAGAGGATGTTTTCGTCACATTTTGCTGAAATCGAGGATAAACTTTGTAATTTTGTGTTAGGTTAGTTGGCATGATGTAATTTTTGGGAGTTTTTATTAACAGAGTGACATTACAATAGACACTTGAATTgccttttttcttctttgtgtGTCGAGCCAACATAGGCACATGTTTTTCATTTCCTTATTGTGTGAAAATCAGGATTAGTCTGAAATAATGCATAGAATGAGCAGAGTTGAATTTCTTGTCACAGGTAAATATTaagcatgcatgtttttttgtaagTGCACTGAaatcctcagcaaaatgtgatCTAGTTCTGTTTCAAAAAGTCAAGATGAATAAAGTGGTGCCAAAAGTTTTGCATGTTGCTGTTGGTTTCACATCATAGTTATGGCTCCTGCTTCAATGATATGTGGTCTCATTTTGATGGtttaagactttttttaaaaaaacaatacattgtgTGTTTAGCTTATGGGTTAAAGTGAGTTTTAAATGCATTCATGTTACAAAAATTGAAGTGTTTTTAAATGAGTCCTTAGATATGAATGATTGTGCCTACAACAGCAGAAACACATGCTCTTCTTATGTTGTTCAGTTAATGACAATTTGTTAACCATACAATTGATCTGttttacactcagcttgcaggctTTTTTTCTTTACTATTCTGGCATCTGTACAAGTTGTGAAGTTCTGGACTGATTGGTAGAGCTTAACTGCAGCTTTGCCTCTAAACCTTTAGTTTGGGGGCAACCGTTCGGGGGCAATGGATGAAAAGCTACACTTTTTTTAAGATGTATTCTGACAGACTTATCTAATTGGGAGTTGAGGTGgttgttttatatttagattttaAGCTGCTGTTTTGTGAGTTTATATGTATTCTGAGAAAATTTCCTGTGGGATGTTTGTCATTACTGGTACAGAGTGattgtatttaacatttaagatTTGTACAGATTTTGCCTTTTCTACTTCATAAGTTGTTTCACAATGTAAGTCCCCGTAAGTAGAAGCATGTAGACTGTAACACCATGACCAAACATCAACCTGTACAAAATAACAAaccacaaacaaaaaaaatcacctaCACAAAACAGCCTTTAACATAAGggtattttgtttttgtcattttgtcaTTCAAGTTGTGTGGTTTTCATTGGAAGTGTAGAGAGTGCAGAGTTTATTAGATGTCTGAAACAAGTGTGTTGTATTAAGTTGGTTCAGGATTTCATGCTACTGTCTCGACAGAAATCTAGCAAAGTGGACACCTACGAAGCAGTCATCTGGTAGTTTATCTTTAGTTTATGTATGATTAAACTGTTTGAAAAGATTCACACACATTGTGTCTGCATTCATTTTTCTCGATTTTAAAATTCTAGAAATCCACAATCatgctttttttgttattttccccCGTCAAATAATATTTCTTGTACTAGGGTACAATAAAATTCAGCCAATTACTTAAATCTAGGGTGATAGTTCAGCcattactaataataaatgtacaatcGCTGCTAGTCAATTAATTGTAAATGGCTATTTATATGCtggccacagaccagtcagacAAATTATACCATTTGTACACTACATTTTTCAGGTAATTTTTAGGGTCCTGTATTCTGCAAAGCATTGACTAGCTGACAGAGCTGTACACTGACTCAGTAACAGTTACCATCTCATTTACAATAATGTGTCACTCTAAACTTCAAACAATACAGCTATTAATCTTTTTAATTTGTAACCAGAACCAAGAACATTCCACATTAAGAGTTCATgattaagttaaaaaaaaggtaGTCATTGTGTATTTACGACAACATACTTAAAGTAACCCCACATAACACGGGTCACAtcagtgtgtaaaaaaaatacctgattAAAACTCCATGTATTTACTGTATGTAGTGACAGGTAAGTGTTAGAGTTTACTACTGTTTTTGGAGTCTCTGCCCACATCTTCACCACAGAGAGGAGGCAGGTGGTTATACTTGGGTCTAATGTTCATATGGATAGATACTGAATATGGATCCTGAATGACAATGCGGTGCATGTTTGCACTGTCCCGCTGGAGCTCTTCAAGACTTTTCTCAATTTTCAACACCCCACTCTTTCCAGAAGTGTCCACTTTCTCTGGGTACAGAGCATCCCCTATGTGTCAGATGAGGAAGAAGAGGGTTGGTTTTGTGCTCGTTACTTGAGCGAGGCAACACTTTGCAGACATCTGGAGTGTTTGACCTAATTACCTGGTAAAATACTTGCAGAGCAGTCAGGTAACACCACGTGAACAGGCAGCCACTGCTCACATCCCTCCAAAGACCTCTGCCAGGCAAAGCGATGGAGATCTCGAAGTGCTGGAAAATGGCACATACGTCCAATGTCGTAGTACTGAGGAGGAGCTATCCAGATTTCCTTTGATTTGTAGCTGTGCAGCACTTCTGAGGGAGTGGACCACTGAGAGACAAGGTAGTTAGTGTTATATTTCCAAACAACAGTCAAACATAAACTGTAGTATGCTAGTCACTCAGGGCGAGAATGGATGACATTTATTGGAGCAGTCTGGTTCAGTTTAATTACGTTCCGTATCGTTAAGAAGACTTTTGCTGAAGCTGGCGAATGAGCACTTGCCTTATATTATTTCGATCAAGTTTAGGTCGACGCTCCAGGAAATACATTGACAAACGAATCTTCAGTTATATCGATACGCGTCTTGTATAATCTGTTTTACAAATTTAAATGTAGGTTGGTAACCATATCGTTCAAAACGCACCTTAAAATGAACGATTTCCTTCTCGTCGTGAAGCGTGTATGGAGTCTCGTGTAGGCAGCAGATATAAAAGGCCGTGTCATAGCGCCTCTGTTTGCCGAACACGCCTGTAGGTGTCAGCCAGTTCCCCCATTCATGCAGAGCCCAGATGTTGGGTAGACACTGCAACTCCCTGCACATCTTAATAAAATTTGCCGGGTTATCAATAACCAGAGATCTCCACTTAGCCAACAGGTCTTTATTCCACAGTCCGTTCAATCTGGTCAGGGTTGGCTGGGTGTCACTGTTATAAGCATCATCTGTGTGCACGCGAATCCCGCTTTTCTCTTGTTTGGGAACCGCCAGGAGTACACCTGACTCCTCAAACGTCTCTCTCACTGCACATATCCTGAAAGCCACATCTCCCGGGATCGGAGATCCCAGCTGCGCTCTGTCAGTGGCGAAAATGGGTGGCCTGGTCGCCGGCGGCTGCTTCACTACTCCGATGCCATAATTGGGCGCCTTCGTGAATGTTTCAAAGATCTCCTGCCACTCGCTGGAGAAGTCAGACGAATCCACCAGCCCCCCGGGAAACACGTAGGCATTGGGCATGAACCCGCTGTGACCGCTCCGTTTCAGCAGTAGCACTTGATAATCGAAGGCAGGCTTGTGCGCTACATTAGTAACCTTTTCCAGACCTGCTTTAAGAGAGTCCGCGCTCTGAGTGTGTCTCAAGCCGGCCGCCAGGATCACCGTCGCCGCCTCTCTCCAGTGTTTCAGCGCCGTGTTCATCTTGACCCCGCTTACATGTTCAAAGCTACACTAATAACTTATCAGGGAACTTTATACTTCATCGGTCAACTATGGAAGTACAGCAAAGCACAGAGAAAATAAGTGGGTTATTTCGTATTTGGGGATTGAGCGCCGTCTACAGCAAGGGAGGAACGTTTTTTTATACAACTTTGCCACATTCACATCAGAGCGTTTTTCTTATACACTTGGAATGGATTGAACACATTTGTTTATgatttcaaaaaaacaaacaaacaaaat includes these proteins:
- the nudt19 gene encoding nucleoside diphosphate-linked moiety X motif 19, yielding MNTALKHWREAATVILAAGLRHTQSADSLKAGLEKVTNVAHKPAFDYQVLLLKRSGHSGFMPNAYVFPGGLVDSSDFSSEWQEIFETFTKAPNYGIGVVKQPPATRPPIFATDRAQLGSPIPGDVAFRICAVRETFEESGVLLAVPKQEKSGIRVHTDDAYNSDTQPTLTRLNGLWNKDLLAKWRSLVIDNPANFIKMCRELQCLPNIWALHEWGNWLTPTGVFGKQRRYDTAFYICCLHETPYTLHDEKEIVHFKWSTPSEVLHSYKSKEIWIAPPQYYDIGRMCHFPALRDLHRFAWQRSLEGCEQWLPVHVVLPDCSASILPGDALYPEKVDTSGKSGVLKIEKSLEELQRDSANMHRIVIQDPYSVSIHMNIRPKYNHLPPLCGEDVGRDSKNSSKL